The following are from one region of the Gammaproteobacteria bacterium genome:
- a CDS encoding F0F1 ATP synthase subunit alpha gives MQLNPSEISELIKKRIEGLVDTAEVRTQGTIVSVTDGIVRIHGLSDVMQGEMLEFPGNTFGLALNLERDSVGAVILGAYEHITEGDTVKCTGRILEVPVGEGLLGRVVNALGQPIDGKGPVTAAKSEPIEKIAPGVIWRQSVDQPVQTGLKSVDSMVPVGRGQRELIIGDRQTGKTAVAIDAILNQKGQNMLCIYVAVGQKASSIANVVRKLEEHGAMEYTIVVAATASESAAMQFIAPYSGCTMGEYFRDIGQDALIVYDDLTKQAWAYRQISLLLRRPPGREAYPGDVFYLHSRLLERAARVSAAYVEKATNGAVKGKTGSLTALPIIETQAGDVTAFVPTNVISITDGQIFLETDLFNAGIRPAINAGVSVSRVGGAAQTKVIKKLGGGIRLALAQYRELAAFAQFASDLDEATRKQLERGKMATELMKQPQYATLSVSEMALTLFAINNGYFDDVEVKRALAFEAALKNYIRGQHATILDKIEKNKELDAETEKELAAAIQEFKQNGTY, from the coding sequence GGAATTGTGCGCATTCACGGTTTATCGGATGTGATGCAAGGTGAAATGCTGGAATTTCCGGGAAATACATTCGGTTTGGCACTGAATCTGGAGCGCGATTCGGTAGGTGCAGTTATTTTAGGTGCTTATGAGCATATCACTGAAGGTGATACTGTTAAGTGTACAGGGCGTATTCTTGAAGTACCGGTAGGTGAAGGATTGCTGGGACGTGTGGTAAATGCGTTGGGACAGCCAATCGATGGGAAGGGTCCGGTCACAGCTGCAAAATCAGAGCCAATAGAAAAAATTGCTCCTGGCGTGATTTGGCGGCAATCGGTTGATCAACCTGTGCAGACCGGTTTGAAATCAGTTGATTCAATGGTGCCGGTTGGACGAGGCCAACGGGAATTGATTATCGGTGATCGTCAGACAGGAAAAACCGCTGTTGCAATTGATGCAATTCTCAATCAAAAAGGCCAAAACATGCTTTGCATATATGTGGCGGTCGGACAGAAAGCATCTTCGATAGCGAACGTTGTGCGCAAATTGGAAGAGCATGGTGCAATGGAATATACCATTGTGGTCGCGGCAACAGCATCGGAGTCGGCAGCGATGCAATTTATTGCACCGTATTCCGGATGTACGATGGGCGAGTATTTCCGCGATATAGGTCAAGATGCGCTCATAGTTTATGATGATTTAACAAAACAAGCATGGGCTTATCGTCAAATTTCATTGTTATTAAGACGCCCTCCAGGGCGGGAAGCATATCCGGGTGATGTGTTTTATCTTCACTCGCGTTTGCTCGAAAGAGCGGCAAGGGTTAGTGCGGCATATGTTGAAAAAGCTACAAACGGTGCTGTAAAAGGTAAAACAGGATCGCTAACAGCTTTGCCGATCATTGAGACGCAAGCGGGAGACGTGACAGCTTTCGTGCCTACGAATGTGATCTCAATTACTGACGGACAGATATTTCTTGAAACAGATTTGTTCAATGCAGGTATTCGCCCTGCTATTAATGCGGGTGTGTCGGTTTCACGAGTGGGCGGTGCAGCTCAAACCAAGGTCATCAAAAAATTGGGGGGCGGTATACGCTTAGCGTTAGCGCAATATCGTGAATTGGCTGCATTTGCTCAATTTGCATCAGATTTGGATGAAGCTACACGCAAGCAGTTAGAGCGTGGCAAGATGGCGACAGAATTAATGAAACAGCCGCAGTATGCGACACTCAGTGTTTCAGAAATGGCACTCACATTATTTGCGATCAATAATGGTTATTTTGATGATGTTGAAGTCAAACGGGCACTCGCATTTGAAGCGGCATTAAAAAACTATATACGTGGTCAGCATGCAACAATTCTTGACAAAATCGAGAAAAATAAAGAGCTCGATGCTGAAACAGAAAAAGAATTAGCTGCTGCGATTCAAGAATTCAAGCAAAACGGAACTTATTAA